In one window of Acidobacteriota bacterium DNA:
- a CDS encoding CHAT domain-containing protein codes for MVRRFPQLIALFLVALPRLVTGQSLEDCEAAFAANPEGWNSCACFYRLGTSILGRDAVRQRLTDLLEEDPARPCPHFYLASVDFTAGDDPSRHYRRAATLFEARDQPKGAYYSHASLGRWLRGKGRYEEAVAELERAAAVARRLDDPRLFNSSTLEYLNLDLARGGDLAAIEEGFEALHRELDPDDWPELEMAVTDQLAQVRFRLGDLERAQQMLDRQAERYRDRGDLYGEATARYEAALCSLQDLPRPAVQAEARRRLEGALEVAVEAGNLRTEVAVRRKLGELTPGPAGLESLRQSLAIARRLDEPDALYPTLLALAERIAPQDPPAALQLLAEADPGEETASLLATGWLHRLRAAWSLEEPVEALQRSLLVLDEIERLRLRQSVARAEYFSLWLPAHQWLVGTLLGQAAGEPAAAMAAVNEVRRVELQDATAFDQAFTIGERMRGRILLESLGPEPARRGALLELAEVRRQLASDEALLIFQLGLWRNFYGRFEGGAWLQVIDGSGERLYALPDSARLAPAIEHFAGLFAARDEGQREVAAVLFQQLLEAVVDDLPEAVDHLVLVPDGALHGLPFAALPMASGEPLGTRFRISRVPSATLWGRWNGAPKSSHGVPALVVAAPTFEPSPEAEGAAWAELPGAAREGRAIVRRLGRGSRLLSAEEAVAPALQGVIPAPFSVLHFATHAVVDERRRQRSGVVLAGSGDAALLEPEEIAALDLEDKLVVLAACRTGSGRVLYGEGPMSLARAFFAAGATTVVATRWPLRDDESETFFRHFYDHLAAGHQVAEAVRRSQRELWQRGAPAAAWVGPMVLGRGAARPFPDGLPRSPGRWLWLALVLLLMGLAVAWRMRRRRSPSIRGS; via the coding sequence ATGGTCAGACGATTCCCTCAGCTTATCGCCCTGTTCCTGGTGGCTCTGCCGCGACTGGTCACGGGCCAGTCCCTCGAGGATTGTGAGGCCGCCTTCGCGGCGAATCCGGAAGGCTGGAATTCCTGCGCCTGCTTCTACCGCCTCGGCACGTCGATCCTCGGGCGCGATGCGGTCCGCCAGCGCTTGACCGACCTGCTCGAGGAAGATCCGGCGCGGCCCTGCCCCCACTTCTATCTCGCCAGTGTCGACTTCACCGCCGGTGACGACCCGAGCCGCCACTATCGCCGTGCCGCCACCCTGTTCGAGGCGCGGGATCAGCCCAAGGGGGCCTACTACAGTCATGCCAGCCTGGGCCGCTGGCTGCGCGGTAAGGGGCGCTACGAAGAAGCCGTCGCCGAGCTCGAACGGGCGGCGGCGGTGGCGCGCCGGCTGGACGACCCGCGGCTGTTCAACTCCAGCACCCTCGAGTACCTCAACCTCGATCTCGCCCGCGGCGGCGATCTGGCCGCCATCGAGGAAGGCTTCGAGGCGCTGCACCGGGAGCTCGACCCGGACGACTGGCCGGAGCTCGAGATGGCGGTCACGGATCAGCTCGCCCAGGTGCGCTTCCGCCTCGGGGATCTCGAGCGGGCGCAGCAGATGCTCGACCGCCAGGCGGAGCGCTATCGCGACCGCGGCGACCTCTATGGCGAGGCCACGGCGCGCTACGAGGCGGCCTTGTGCTCGCTTCAAGACCTGCCGCGGCCAGCGGTGCAGGCGGAGGCCCGCCGGCGCCTCGAAGGCGCCCTCGAGGTGGCCGTCGAGGCCGGTAATCTGCGCACCGAGGTGGCGGTGCGCCGCAAGCTCGGGGAGCTCACCCCAGGACCGGCGGGCCTCGAGTCGCTGCGCCAAAGCCTCGCCATCGCCCGGCGCCTCGACGAGCCGGATGCGCTCTACCCGACGCTGCTGGCATTGGCCGAGCGGATCGCTCCGCAGGATCCTCCGGCGGCCCTTCAACTGCTCGCCGAGGCCGATCCCGGCGAAGAGACCGCCAGCCTGTTGGCGACCGGCTGGCTGCATCGTCTGCGCGCCGCCTGGAGTCTCGAGGAGCCGGTGGAGGCGCTGCAACGCTCCCTGCTCGTCCTCGACGAGATCGAGCGCCTGAGGCTGCGTCAGTCGGTGGCGCGGGCGGAGTACTTCTCCCTCTGGCTGCCGGCCCATCAGTGGTTGGTCGGAACGCTGCTCGGCCAGGCCGCCGGCGAGCCGGCGGCAGCGATGGCGGCGGTGAACGAGGTGCGCCGCGTCGAGCTGCAGGATGCGACCGCTTTCGATCAGGCCTTCACCATCGGGGAGCGCATGCGCGGCCGAATCCTGCTCGAGAGCCTGGGCCCGGAGCCGGCGCGCCGAGGGGCCCTCCTCGAGCTGGCGGAGGTGCGCCGCCAGCTGGCCTCGGACGAGGCGCTGTTGATCTTTCAGCTCGGCCTGTGGCGCAACTTCTATGGCCGCTTCGAAGGCGGTGCCTGGCTGCAGGTCATCGATGGCTCCGGTGAGCGTCTCTACGCCCTGCCCGACAGCGCGCGGCTGGCCCCCGCCATCGAGCACTTCGCCGGCCTCTTCGCGGCCCGCGATGAGGGGCAGCGGGAGGTCGCCGCGGTGCTCTTTCAGCAGCTCCTCGAAGCGGTCGTGGACGACCTGCCGGAGGCTGTCGATCATCTCGTCCTGGTTCCCGATGGTGCGCTTCACGGCTTGCCCTTCGCGGCGCTGCCGATGGCCTCGGGCGAGCCCCTGGGGACTCGTTTCCGGATTTCGCGAGTGCCCTCGGCCACCCTTTGGGGGCGCTGGAACGGCGCGCCGAAGTCGTCCCATGGCGTCCCCGCCCTGGTGGTGGCGGCGCCGACCTTCGAGCCCTCTCCGGAGGCTGAGGGGGCGGCCTGGGCCGAGCTTCCGGGGGCCGCCCGCGAAGGCCGGGCAATCGTGCGCCGGCTCGGTCGCGGCAGTCGTTTGCTGAGTGCCGAGGAGGCTGTCGCGCCGGCCCTGCAAGGGGTGATTCCGGCGCCCTTCTCGGTGCTCCACTTCGCGACCCACGCGGTGGTCGACGAGCGCCGGCGCCAGCGGTCCGGTGTGGTCTTGGCGGGCAGTGGCGACGCCGCCCTGCTCGAGCCGGAGGAGATCGCGGCCCTCGACTTGGAGGACAAACTGGTGGTCCTGGCGGCCTGTCGCACCGGTTCCGGTCGAGTCCTCTATGGCGAGGGACCGATGAGCTTGGCGCGGGCTTTCTTCGCCGCCGGAGCGACCACCGTGGTGGCGACCCGCTGGCCCTTGCGGGACGACGAGTCGGAGACCTTCTTTCGGCACTTCTACGATCACCTCGCCGCCGGCCACCAGGTCGCCGAGGCGGTGCGTCGTAGCCAGCGTGAGCTCTGGCAGCGGGGAGCACCGGCGGCCGCCTGGGTGGGGCCGATGGTGCTCGGCCGGGGCGCGGCGCGTCCCTTCCCGGACGGCCTTCCCAGAAGCCCTGGGCGATGGCTCTGGCTGGCTCTCGTCCTGCTGCTCATGGGCCTTGCCGTCGCTTGGCGGATGCGGCGCCGCCGGTCGCCGTCGATCCGAGGGAGCTGA
- a CDS encoding RNA polymerase sigma factor, whose protein sequence is MRGEGTQSSLLAGDDHDRLRRRLDRVVRRVCPPWLAGQEDDLVQVAMLRLVDVVSASEQPRQFNSSYLYKVAYSALVDEIRRLRRRREVALDNDEGEPMPIESQAVNPEGRMAGRQLGDEIADCLKGLIAPRRSAVTLHLHGHNAGETADLLGWGLKQARNLIYRGLADLRTCLLEKGVAP, encoded by the coding sequence ATGAGGGGGGAAGGCACCCAGAGCTCGCTGCTGGCGGGGGACGATCACGATCGTCTGCGCCGGCGCCTCGACCGTGTCGTACGGCGGGTTTGTCCCCCCTGGCTGGCCGGCCAGGAGGACGATCTGGTGCAGGTGGCGATGCTGCGGCTGGTCGACGTGGTGTCGGCGAGTGAGCAACCTCGACAGTTCAACTCGTCTTATCTCTACAAGGTCGCCTACAGCGCTCTGGTGGACGAGATCCGTCGTCTCCGGCGGCGTCGCGAGGTGGCCCTCGACAATGACGAGGGAGAGCCTATGCCGATCGAGAGCCAGGCCGTGAATCCGGAGGGCCGGATGGCCGGCCGCCAGCTGGGAGACGAAATCGCCGACTGTCTCAAGGGACTGATCGCACCGCGGCGCTCCGCGGTGACGCTGCACCTGCACGGTCACAACGCCGGCGAGACGGCGGACCTGCTGGGCTGGGGCCTGAAGCAGGCGCGCAATCTCATCTACCGCGGATTGGCCGACCTGCGCACCTGCCTGCTGGAGAAGGGAGTGGCGCCGTGA
- a CDS encoding sigma 54-interacting transcriptional regulator, translated as MPLRLVLELDGRRLRRPLVDGELVVGSDAAADLCLSHPSVSRRHARLTVTVDGVEVEDLGSSNGTRIDGSRLLRSVVAAVGQKIRFGAVEGFLEEVDGDDLEAAVRLPEMSPAVADPLPVPQSTATLAPAQGFLVGELPALLERLAAGRSRLDCAQEVGAALFRSLPCCAVEIRDQAAGLLFRGERPLEEEVPSAELLPVAVTAQGTAVEVVFFQAGVARACRTVVGSAAHLVSLAEGRRAIGERPQPVPQVSPPSPPSLDPQVVEIYQRAERVAPGRIGVLIRGESGTGKEVLARYLHDASGFSGPFVALNCAALPSDLLESELFGIEKGVATGVEARAGKFEAAHEGTLFLDEIGDMAPATQAKILRVLQEEEVFRLGGRSPRPARARVLAATHQPLEEMLQSGAFRRDLFHRIAGWEVTLPPLRRRRADIANLAVTFLAAAAASRGMRPAGISKAALAALEAYSWPGNIRQLRSEISRAALFLEDGDLLDREALGDAFQSLDGGPREGLKAVLEGVERDEICRALAAARGQVPLAAERLGLAVSTLYRRLKALGIEASNETA; from the coding sequence ATGCCGCTGCGCTTGGTTCTAGAGCTCGATGGGAGGCGTTTACGCCGTCCTCTGGTAGACGGCGAGCTGGTCGTGGGCTCCGATGCCGCGGCCGATTTGTGCCTGTCCCATCCCAGCGTTTCCCGCCGCCATGCGCGTTTGACGGTGACCGTGGACGGCGTCGAGGTCGAAGATCTCGGCTCCTCGAACGGCACCCGGATCGATGGCTCGCGGTTGCTTCGGTCGGTCGTGGCCGCGGTCGGTCAGAAGATTCGTTTCGGCGCCGTCGAGGGCTTCCTCGAAGAGGTCGACGGCGATGATCTCGAAGCCGCCGTTCGACTGCCCGAGATGTCGCCCGCGGTCGCCGATCCCTTGCCGGTGCCGCAGAGCACCGCGACCCTGGCGCCGGCCCAGGGCTTCCTCGTCGGTGAGCTGCCGGCCCTCCTCGAGCGCCTCGCCGCCGGCCGCAGCCGCCTCGACTGTGCCCAGGAAGTCGGTGCGGCCCTTTTCCGCTCGCTGCCTTGCTGCGCCGTGGAGATTCGAGATCAGGCGGCGGGACTGCTCTTCCGCGGCGAGCGACCGCTCGAGGAAGAAGTCCCGTCGGCCGAGCTTCTGCCGGTGGCGGTGACCGCTCAGGGCACGGCGGTGGAAGTGGTTTTCTTCCAGGCCGGCGTCGCCCGCGCCTGCCGCACCGTCGTCGGCAGCGCGGCGCACCTGGTCTCCCTGGCCGAGGGTCGGCGAGCGATCGGCGAGCGCCCGCAACCGGTCCCGCAGGTCTCGCCGCCCTCGCCGCCGAGTCTCGACCCGCAGGTCGTGGAGATCTACCAGCGGGCTGAGCGCGTCGCTCCGGGACGCATCGGGGTGCTGATCCGCGGTGAGTCGGGCACCGGCAAGGAAGTGCTGGCCCGTTACCTCCACGACGCTTCCGGTTTTTCCGGCCCCTTCGTAGCCCTCAACTGTGCCGCCTTGCCGAGCGATCTCCTGGAGTCGGAGCTGTTCGGTATCGAGAAAGGTGTCGCTACCGGTGTCGAGGCGCGGGCCGGCAAGTTCGAAGCGGCCCACGAAGGCACCCTGTTTCTCGACGAGATTGGCGACATGGCGCCGGCGACGCAGGCCAAGATTCTGCGCGTGCTGCAAGAGGAGGAGGTCTTTCGCCTCGGCGGCAGGTCACCGCGACCGGCCCGGGCGCGAGTCCTGGCGGCGACCCATCAGCCCCTGGAGGAGATGCTGCAGTCCGGTGCCTTTCGGCGTGATCTCTTCCATCGCATCGCCGGTTGGGAGGTGACGCTGCCTCCCTTGCGGCGGCGACGGGCGGACATCGCCAACCTCGCCGTCACCTTCCTGGCCGCTGCCGCCGCCAGCCGGGGCATGCGGCCGGCGGGAATCTCGAAGGCTGCCCTCGCCGCCCTCGAGGCCTATTCCTGGCCCGGCAACATCCGCCAGCTGCGCAGCGAGATCTCGCGGGCGGCGCTCTTTCTCGAGGACGGCGATCTGCTCGACCGCGAGGCCCTCGGGGATGCCTTCCAGAGTCTCGACGGAGGGCCTCGGGAGGGGCTCAAAGCGGTTCTCGAAGGGGTGGAGCGGGACGAGATCTGCCGCGCCTTGGCGGCGGCTCGTGGTCAGGTACCGCTGGCCGCGGAGCGCCTCGGCTTGGCCGTGTCGACCCTCTATCGGCGCCTCAAGGCGCTCGGCATCGAGGCCTCGAACGAGACCGCGTGA
- a CDS encoding spondin domain-containing protein, whose product MRRFEKFVLVLSLLLLAGVAQAQDTGADCTLTFDAVWSAATHPTEFPPDPHFSPLIGGSHNDDVAFWEPGGTATTGIQVMAEFGSTGPLTTEVNAAIQAGTADAVISGGSIPVSPGQALANFRLEPSHPLVTVVTMIAPSPDWFLGVHGLSLFDQGSWTAQQVVQLAPYDAGTDSGVSYTSGNNPTVPRGVITQLTGHPFGGSTSLGTFTFNCASDLIFTDGFESGDLLVWSSSQS is encoded by the coding sequence ATGCGCCGATTCGAGAAGTTCGTTCTCGTCCTGTCCCTGCTGCTGCTCGCCGGTGTTGCTCAGGCCCAAGATACGGGCGCCGATTGCACCCTGACCTTCGATGCCGTCTGGAGCGCCGCGACCCATCCCACGGAGTTCCCGCCGGATCCTCACTTCTCGCCCCTGATCGGCGGCTCTCACAATGACGACGTGGCCTTCTGGGAGCCCGGTGGCACGGCGACGACGGGCATCCAGGTGATGGCCGAGTTCGGCAGCACCGGTCCGTTGACCACGGAAGTCAATGCCGCCATCCAGGCGGGCACCGCCGATGCCGTGATCTCCGGCGGCTCGATCCCCGTCTCGCCGGGGCAGGCGCTGGCGAATTTCCGCCTCGAGCCCAGCCATCCCCTGGTGACTGTGGTCACCATGATCGCGCCGAGCCCCGATTGGTTCCTCGGAGTGCACGGCCTGTCGCTGTTCGACCAGGGGAGCTGGACTGCCCAGCAGGTGGTCCAGCTAGCGCCCTACGATGCCGGAACCGACTCGGGAGTGAGCTACACCTCCGGTAACAATCCGACCGTTCCGCGCGGCGTGATCACGCAGCTCACCGGTCATCCCTTCGGCGGTAGCACCTCCCTCGGCACCTTCACCTTCAACTGTGCCAGCGACCTGATCTTCACCGACGGCTTCGAGAGCGGCGACCTCTTGGTCTGGTCCTCCTCCCAGTCCTAG
- a CDS encoding peroxiredoxin-like family protein has translation MFCREHVAQLRDRQDELEAMGAAVAAVGLGDRSYASAFRADTGITFPLLVDERRQAYRAVGLKSAGLGHLLKVDNFRARSRAKSAGHAQHKLGKDPLQLGGSFVFAAGGGDLYAHVSETFGDNAPIEDLLAALGS, from the coding sequence ATCTTCTGCCGCGAGCACGTCGCGCAGTTGCGCGACCGGCAGGACGAGTTGGAGGCGATGGGTGCCGCGGTGGCGGCGGTCGGTCTGGGAGATCGCTCCTATGCCTCGGCCTTTCGTGCCGACACCGGCATCACCTTTCCCTTGCTGGTGGACGAACGCCGCCAGGCCTACCGCGCCGTCGGCCTCAAGTCCGCGGGCCTCGGTCACCTTCTGAAGGTCGACAATTTCCGAGCCCGGTCGCGGGCCAAGTCCGCCGGCCATGCCCAGCACAAGCTGGGCAAGGATCCGCTGCAGCTCGGTGGCAGCTTCGTCTTCGCCGCCGGTGGCGGCGATCTCTATGCCCACGTCAGCGAGACCTTCGGCGACAACGCCCCGATCGAAGATCTGCTGGCGGCGCTCGGTTCCTGA
- a CDS encoding protein kinase — protein MRFETGTFLGRGGMGEVYKVWDPRLERHVALKVLRAYSEEAAGRLMREARAQARLDHPNICKVYEVGEDADRPYIAMQCIEGAPLDEVAESMTLEQRVRVIAQVAEAVHEAHRTGLIHRDLKPSNILIEEETLRPYVVDFGLVHQEDGTCLTVEGAVLGTPPYMAPEQADGGSAAVDRRSDVYSLGATLYELLTGQAVFAGSATEILFKTLHQEPRSPRVHDGRLPADLAVVVLKCLEKQPERRYDSARSLAADLWRFLDGEPILAKPPSLAYRLVKKARKHRALAAVVAVAGGAILVFAFLALEARWRGQREAEAAQRFTAEVKDLEWLLRAARMSPRHDIRPQRQAVTERLAALEGRAASASDGLRGPASYALGRGYLALGDLTLARRHLEAAQERGYRPPEAAYALGVVYGRLYEQAADAAAAISDRAARATTLAQAEAELRAPARALLEASRGSLGGQASYLEGLIAFYSDQMEDSLEFAEVAVREAPWMYEAHLLRGDVLAAAGDALRMAGDRDAASERFGLAGEAYERAGEVAASAAEVPLRLCELWAKRMEMAVYGRGDDTAPLLEEGLQDCRAGLEIDPDSASIESAIASLWTVRTVQLEVRGEKPAQAWQEAETHARRAVDLDPENSLGWMRLASVYNDQARFRMQSGEQPAVEIEQALEAVRRGIAAARNPAFLLNLEGMILNRRARFERSSGNDPTVDLAAAIGAYDAALEVDPRYGYALNNLGRAFTDRARWIRSQGGDPEADLASAVGAYRRALEINPENAFASNNLGVALMDRGLVAMERGRDPRQDLEEADAALGASLEVNPDYASAHNNRGMIRLNRGRFENSRGRDPSAFLAAAIVALDETVRLHGRAFQPHVNLGRVEAIRARWNAAQGADPLPSLAAARQHYREALERNPRYAAGLAELADVWVMTARWAVTAELRRQAHEALERRAAEALAIDPSSVAARRALVAGALLRAEAPGAPRRELLEAADGELRRALGQRSSDARCGLLAVRLGRLWAELEPERRESHLRRALETLAPALEGKPGDPELLAARGLLGADLGDGEGDALEDLSRSLELNPRPLVFSPDELMAARDRLLSRRGASPSPSSAAQVATGP, from the coding sequence ATGCGCTTTGAGACCGGCACCTTCCTCGGCCGGGGCGGCATGGGGGAGGTCTACAAGGTGTGGGATCCTCGCCTCGAGCGCCACGTCGCCCTCAAGGTGCTGCGCGCCTACAGCGAGGAGGCCGCCGGGCGGCTGATGCGCGAGGCGCGCGCCCAGGCCCGTCTCGATCACCCCAACATCTGCAAGGTCTACGAGGTCGGTGAGGATGCCGACCGGCCTTACATCGCGATGCAGTGCATCGAGGGGGCACCGCTCGACGAGGTCGCCGAGAGCATGACCCTCGAGCAGCGGGTGCGGGTGATCGCGCAGGTCGCCGAAGCGGTTCACGAAGCCCATCGCACCGGCCTCATCCATCGCGATCTCAAACCTTCCAACATTCTGATCGAGGAGGAGACCCTGCGGCCCTATGTGGTCGATTTCGGCCTCGTTCACCAGGAGGACGGCACCTGCCTGACGGTCGAGGGAGCGGTGCTCGGGACGCCGCCCTACATGGCGCCGGAGCAAGCCGACGGTGGCAGTGCGGCGGTCGATCGGCGGAGTGACGTTTACAGCCTCGGGGCGACTCTCTACGAGCTCCTCACCGGTCAGGCGGTGTTCGCCGGCAGCGCGACGGAGATCCTGTTCAAAACCCTGCATCAGGAGCCCCGATCGCCCCGGGTGCACGATGGCCGTCTGCCCGCCGATCTCGCCGTAGTGGTTCTCAAATGCCTGGAGAAGCAGCCCGAGCGGCGCTATGACTCGGCGCGCTCGTTGGCGGCCGACCTGTGGCGCTTTCTCGATGGTGAGCCGATCCTCGCCAAGCCGCCGAGCCTGGCCTACCGGCTGGTCAAGAAGGCGCGCAAGCATCGCGCCTTGGCGGCGGTGGTCGCGGTTGCCGGTGGCGCCATCCTGGTGTTTGCTTTTCTCGCCCTCGAAGCGCGCTGGCGGGGGCAGCGGGAAGCCGAAGCGGCGCAGCGCTTCACCGCCGAGGTCAAAGATCTGGAGTGGCTCCTGCGGGCCGCTCGGATGAGCCCGCGCCATGACATTCGTCCCCAGCGGCAGGCGGTGACCGAACGACTCGCGGCCCTCGAAGGACGGGCTGCGTCGGCGTCCGATGGACTGCGCGGACCGGCCTCCTACGCCCTCGGTCGAGGCTACCTGGCCCTCGGCGACCTCACCCTGGCCCGCCGTCATCTGGAGGCGGCCCAGGAACGCGGCTACCGGCCACCGGAAGCGGCTTACGCGCTGGGCGTGGTCTACGGTCGCCTCTACGAACAGGCGGCGGACGCCGCCGCGGCGATCTCCGACCGCGCTGCCCGGGCGACGACCCTGGCCCAGGCCGAGGCCGAGCTGCGGGCTCCGGCCCGGGCCCTGCTCGAGGCCAGCCGCGGCAGCCTGGGGGGCCAGGCGTCCTACCTCGAGGGCCTGATCGCCTTCTACAGCGACCAGATGGAGGACAGTCTCGAGTTCGCCGAAGTGGCGGTCCGGGAGGCTCCCTGGATGTACGAAGCGCACCTTCTGCGGGGCGATGTTTTGGCGGCGGCGGGGGACGCTCTGCGCATGGCCGGGGATCGGGATGCGGCGAGCGAGCGCTTCGGTCTCGCGGGCGAGGCCTACGAGCGGGCCGGCGAAGTGGCGGCGAGCGCCGCCGAGGTGCCGCTGCGCCTCTGCGAGCTGTGGGCGAAGCGCATGGAAATGGCGGTCTACGGTCGCGGCGACGATACGGCGCCGTTGCTCGAGGAAGGACTGCAAGACTGCCGCGCCGGGCTCGAGATCGATCCCGACTCGGCGTCCATCGAAAGCGCCATCGCTTCCCTCTGGACGGTGCGGACGGTCCAGCTCGAGGTGCGCGGGGAGAAGCCCGCGCAGGCCTGGCAGGAGGCCGAGACCCACGCCCGGCGGGCGGTCGATCTCGATCCCGAGAACTCCCTGGGGTGGATGCGCTTGGCCTCCGTCTACAACGACCAGGCGCGATTCCGCATGCAGTCCGGCGAGCAACCCGCGGTCGAGATCGAGCAGGCCCTGGAGGCGGTCCGGCGAGGCATTGCGGCGGCCCGCAATCCTGCCTTCTTGCTCAACCTCGAGGGCATGATCCTCAACCGTCGGGCCCGTTTCGAGCGCTCTTCCGGAAACGACCCGACGGTCGACCTCGCCGCCGCCATCGGCGCCTACGATGCCGCCCTCGAGGTCGACCCGAGATACGGCTATGCCCTCAACAATCTCGGTCGTGCCTTCACCGATCGGGCGCGTTGGATCCGCTCCCAGGGGGGTGATCCGGAAGCCGATCTGGCGAGTGCCGTCGGGGCCTATCGCCGGGCCCTCGAGATCAATCCCGAAAACGCCTTCGCGAGCAACAACCTCGGGGTCGCCCTGATGGACCGTGGCCTGGTGGCGATGGAGCGCGGACGCGATCCGCGGCAGGACCTCGAAGAGGCCGATGCCGCCCTCGGTGCCAGTCTCGAGGTCAACCCCGACTATGCCTCGGCGCACAACAACCGCGGCATGATCCGGCTCAATCGGGGGCGCTTCGAGAACTCCCGCGGGCGCGATCCGTCGGCTTTTCTCGCCGCCGCCATCGTCGCCCTCGATGAAACCGTTCGCCTCCACGGACGGGCTTTTCAGCCGCACGTCAACCTGGGCCGAGTCGAGGCCATTCGGGCCCGCTGGAACGCGGCCCAGGGGGCCGACCCGCTGCCGTCCCTGGCGGCGGCTCGGCAGCACTACCGGGAAGCCCTGGAGCGCAACCCGCGCTACGCGGCGGGGCTGGCGGAGCTCGCCGATGTCTGGGTGATGACGGCGCGTTGGGCAGTGACGGCGGAGCTTCGCCGGCAGGCCCACGAGGCGCTCGAGCGGCGTGCCGCCGAAGCCCTCGCCATCGACCCCAGCTCGGTCGCCGCGCGGCGGGCGTTGGTCGCCGGCGCCCTGCTGCGGGCCGAGGCGCCGGGGGCGCCGCGGCGAGAGCTCCTCGAGGCTGCCGACGGGGAGCTGCGCCGGGCCCTCGGTCAGCGCTCCTCGGATGCGCGCTGCGGTCTGCTGGCGGTGCGCCTCGGCCGCCTGTGGGCGGAGCTCGAGCCGGAGCGTCGCGAGAGCCATCTGAGGCGCGCCCTGGAGACTCTGGCGCCGGCCCTCGAAGGCAAGCCCGGCGATCCCGAGCTGCTCGCCGCGCGCGGTCTTTTGGGCGCTGATCTCGGTGATGGCGAAGGCGACGCTCTCGAGGATCTCAGCCGCTCCCTCGAGCTCAATCCCCGGCCGCTGGTGTTCTCTCCAGACGAGCTGATGGCGGCGCGGGATCGCTTGCTGAGTCGCCGGGGTGCGTCTCCTTCGCCGAGCTCGGCGGCGCAGGTCGCGACCGGTCCCTGA